The Pseudomonadota bacterium genome has a window encoding:
- the dusB gene encoding tRNA dihydrouridine synthase DusB, with protein MQIGSIRLKNNLIVAPMAGVTDRPFRQLCKRMGAGMAVSEMVASNSLLWGSEKTIRRGNHEGEVEPKVIQIAGADPGMLAEAARYNVDSGAQIIDINMGCPAKKICNVYAGSALLQNEALVARILEAVVKAVSVPVTLKIRTGWNKDNKNALTVARIAEHSGIRSLAIHGRTRTCMYMGDAEYDTIRAVKQSVKIPVIANGDIATPQKTKHVLEYTGADAVMIGRAAQGRPWIFREIEHYLKTGMELPPPQVEEIHRILLGHLDDLYSFYGTFTGVRVARKHISWYTKGLVGSAAFRAHMNTLETVAAQLETVHRFFDELSARCRQLQYSEGDLARSALL; from the coding sequence ATGCAGATCGGTTCCATCCGTCTTAAGAACAATCTGATCGTTGCGCCCATGGCGGGCGTGACCGATCGGCCTTTCCGTCAGCTCTGCAAACGGATGGGTGCCGGTATGGCGGTCTCGGAGATGGTCGCGTCCAACTCTCTGTTATGGGGATCGGAGAAAACCATCCGCCGCGGTAACCATGAAGGCGAGGTCGAGCCCAAGGTGATCCAGATCGCCGGCGCCGATCCGGGCATGCTTGCCGAAGCCGCGCGGTACAACGTCGACAGCGGCGCCCAGATCATCGATATCAACATGGGCTGCCCGGCCAAGAAAATCTGCAATGTCTACGCCGGCTCCGCGCTGCTGCAGAACGAAGCGCTGGTGGCGCGCATTCTCGAGGCCGTCGTCAAAGCGGTGAGCGTTCCCGTCACCTTGAAGATCCGTACCGGCTGGAACAAGGACAATAAGAATGCGCTCACTGTCGCCAGGATCGCCGAGCACTCGGGCATTCGGTCACTCGCGATCCATGGCCGCACGCGCACCTGCATGTACATGGGCGACGCCGAGTACGACACCATCAGGGCGGTTAAACAATCGGTGAAAATTCCCGTGATCGCCAACGGCGACATCGCTACGCCGCAGAAAACGAAACACGTTCTCGAATACACCGGCGCCGATGCGGTGATGATCGGCCGCGCGGCGCAGGGCCGTCCATGGATTTTCCGCGAGATCGAGCACTACCTTAAGACCGGCATGGAGCTGCCGCCGCCGCAGGTTGAGGAAATCCATCGCATACTGCTCGGTCACCTGGATGACCTGTATTCGTTCTACGGAACCTTCACCGGCGTGCGCGTGGCGCGTAAGCACATCTCCTGGTACACCAAGGGCTTGGTCGGCTCCGCCGCCTTCCGCGCTCACATGAATACGCTGGAAACGGTCGCAGCACAGCTTGAAACCGTGCATCGCTTTTTCGACGAATTAAGCGCACGGTGCAGACAATTACAGTACTCGGAAGGCGATTTGGCGCGCTCGGCGCTTCTATAA
- a CDS encoding CPXCG motif-containing cysteine-rich protein, which translates to MRIVTYSCAFCGENNDVLLDPSGGRRQTFTEDCAVCCRPNLITLTFGDDGSVRLDAAQEYEA; encoded by the coding sequence ATGAGGATCGTGACATACAGTTGTGCGTTCTGCGGCGAGAACAACGACGTTTTGCTGGACCCGAGCGGGGGACGCCGCCAGACCTTCACCGAGGACTGCGCGGTCTGCTGCCGGCCTAATCTAATTACGCTCACCTTCGGGGATGACGGCAGCGTGCGCCTCGATGCGGCTCAAGAGTATGAAGCGTGA